The Rhinolophus ferrumequinum isolate MPI-CBG mRhiFer1 chromosome 6, mRhiFer1_v1.p, whole genome shotgun sequence genome has a window encoding:
- the ZBTB1 gene encoding zinc finger and BTB domain-containing protein 1 isoform X2: MAKPSHSSYVLQQLNNQREWGFLCDCCIAIDDIYFQAHKAVLAACSSYFRMFFMNHQHSTAQLNLSNMKISAECFDLILQFMYLGKIMTAPSSFEQFKVAMNYLQLYNVPDCLEDIQDADCSSSKCSSSASSKHNSKMIFGVRMYEDTVARNGSEANRWCAEPSSTVNTPHNREPDEESLQLGNFPEPLFDVCKKSSVSKLSTPKERVSRRFGRSFTCDSCGFGFSCEKLLDEHVLTCTNRHSYQNTRAYHRIVDVRDGKESNIKAEFGEKDSSKTFSAQTDKYRGDPSQAADDSTSTTGSRKSSTVESELAGEEKSRAAERKRIIIKMEPEDIPTDELKDFNIIKVTDKDCNESTDNDELEDEPEEPFYRYYVEEDVSIKKSGRKTLKPRMSINADERGGLENMRPPNNGSPVQEDTENASCELCGLTITEEDLSSHYLAKHIENICACGKCGQILVKGRQLQDHAQRCGEPQDLTMNGLGNTEEKMDMEENPDEQSEIRDMFVEMLDDFRDNHFQINSIQKKQLFKHSACPFRCPNCGQRFETENLVVEHMSSCLDQDMFKSAILEENERDHRRKHFCNLCGKGFYQRCHLREHYTVHTKEKQFVCQTCGKQFLRERQLRLHNDMHKGMASGEIGPSKPLEK; encoded by the coding sequence ATGGCAAAGCCCAGCCACAGCAGCTACGTCCTTCAGCAGCTAAACAACCAAAGGGAATGGGGTTTTCTCTGTGACTGTTGTATTGCAATTGATGACATTTACTTTCAAGCACACAAAGCAGTTCTAGCTGCTTGTAGCTcctattttagaatgtttttcatGAACCATCAGCATAGTACTGCACAACTGAATCTCAGCAACATGAAAATCAGTGCCGAGTGTTTTGATCTCATTTTGCAGTTTATGTATTTGGGAAAAATTATGACAGCTCCCTCCAGTTTTGAGCAGTTTAAAGTGGCAATGAACTACCTGCAGCTGTACAATGTTCCCGACTGCTTAGAAGATATACAGGATGCAGATTGTTCTAGTTCAAAATGttcctcttctgcttctagcaaaCACAACAGCAAAATGATATTCGGAGTAAGAATGTATGAAGACACTGTGGCTAGAAATGGCAGTGAAGCCAATAGGTGGTGTGCAGAGCCAAGTTCAACAGTAAATACACCACATAATAGAGAGCCTGATGAAGAGTCCTTACAATTAGGTAATTTTCCTGAACCACTATTTGATGTATGTAAAAAAAGTTCTGTGTCCAAATTATCTACTCCAAAAGAACGTGTGTCACGCCGCTTTGGACGGAGTTTTACCTGTGACAGTTGTGGATTTGGCTTTAGCTGTGAGAAATTACTAGATGAGCATGTGCTAACCTGTACTAACAGACATTCATACCAAAACACGAGAGCCTACCACAGAATAGTAGATGttagagatggaaaagaaagtaATATCAAAGCTGAATTTGGTGAAAAGGattcttctaaaacattttctgcaCAGACAGACAAATACAGAGGAGACCCAAGCCAGGCTGCTGACGATTCGACTTCAACCACTGGAAGCAGAAAGAGTAGCACAGTGGAGTCTGAACTAGCCGGCGAAGAGAAAAGCAGAGCTGCTGAGAGGAAGAGAATCATCATCAAGATGGAGCCAGAAGATATCCCTACAGATGAACTGAAAGACTTTAACATTATTAAAGTTACTGATAAAGATTGTAATGAATCCACTGACAACGATGAATTAGAAGATGAACCTGAAGAgccattttatagatattatgTTGAAGAAGATGTCAGTATTAAAAAAAGTGGTAGGAAAACTCTAAAACCTCGGATGTCAATAAATGCTGATGAAAGAGGTGGTTTAGAAAATATGAGGCCCCCCAACAACGGCAGTCCAGTGCAAGAGGACACTGAAAATGCATCTTGTGAGCTATGTGGACTCACAATAACTGAGGAGGACCTGTCATCACATTACTTAGCCAAACACATTGAAAATATCTGTGCATGTGGTAAATGTGGACAAATACTTGTTAAGGGTAGACAACTTCAGGATCATGCTCAAAGATGTGGAGAACCCCAAGATCTGACAATGAATGGGTTAGGAAATACTGAGGAGAAAATGGACATGGAAGAGAATCCAGATGAGCAGTCTGAAATCAGAGATATGTTTGTTGAGATGTTGGATGATTTTAGGGACAATCATTTCCAGATAAATAGTATCCAAAAAAAGCAGTTATTTAAACATTCTGCCTGTCCTTTTCGGTGTCCTAATTGTGGCCAACGTTTTGAAACTGAAAATCTAGTGGTTGAACATATGTCGAGCTGCCTAGACCAAGATATGTTTAAGAGTGCCAtcctggaagaaaatgaaagagatcaCAGGCGAAAGCATTTTTGTAATCTGTGTGGGAAAGGATTTTATCAGCGGTGTCACCTAAGAGAACACTATACTGTTCATACTAAGGAAAAACAGTTTGTTTGTCAGACGTGTGGAAAGCAGTTTTTAAGAGAACGTCAATTGCGACTACACAATGACATGCACAAAGGCATGGCCAG
- the ZBTB1 gene encoding zinc finger and BTB domain-containing protein 1 isoform X1, producing MAKPSHSSYVLQQLNNQREWGFLCDCCIAIDDIYFQAHKAVLAACSSYFRMFFMNHQHSTAQLNLSNMKISAECFDLILQFMYLGKIMTAPSSFEQFKVAMNYLQLYNVPDCLEDIQDADCSSSKCSSSASSKHNSKMIFGVRMYEDTVARNGSEANRWCAEPSSTVNTPHNREPDEESLQLGNFPEPLFDVCKKSSVSKLSTPKERVSRRFGRSFTCDSCGFGFSCEKLLDEHVLTCTNRHSYQNTRAYHRIVDVRDGKESNIKAEFGEKDSSKTFSAQTDKYRGDPSQAADDSTSTTGSRKSSTVESELAGEEKSRAAERKRIIIKMEPEDIPTDELKDFNIIKVTDKDCNESTDNDELEDEPEEPFYRYYVEEDVSIKKSGRKTLKPRMSINADERGGLENMRPPNNGSPVQEDTENASCELCGLTITEEDLSSHYLAKHIENICACGKCGQILVKGRQLQDHAQRCGEPQDLTMNGLGNTEEKMDMEENPDEQSEIRDMFVEMLDDFRDNHFQINSIQKKQLFKHSACPFRCPNCGQRFETENLVVEHMSSCLDQDMFKSAILEENERDHRRKHFCNLCGKGFYQRCHLREHYTVHTKEKQFVCQTCGKQFLRERQLRLHNDMHKGMARYVCSICDQGNFRKHDHVRHMISHLSAGETICQVCFQIFPNNEQLEQHMDVHLYTCGICGAKFNLRKDMRSHYNAKHLKRT from the coding sequence ATGGCAAAGCCCAGCCACAGCAGCTACGTCCTTCAGCAGCTAAACAACCAAAGGGAATGGGGTTTTCTCTGTGACTGTTGTATTGCAATTGATGACATTTACTTTCAAGCACACAAAGCAGTTCTAGCTGCTTGTAGCTcctattttagaatgtttttcatGAACCATCAGCATAGTACTGCACAACTGAATCTCAGCAACATGAAAATCAGTGCCGAGTGTTTTGATCTCATTTTGCAGTTTATGTATTTGGGAAAAATTATGACAGCTCCCTCCAGTTTTGAGCAGTTTAAAGTGGCAATGAACTACCTGCAGCTGTACAATGTTCCCGACTGCTTAGAAGATATACAGGATGCAGATTGTTCTAGTTCAAAATGttcctcttctgcttctagcaaaCACAACAGCAAAATGATATTCGGAGTAAGAATGTATGAAGACACTGTGGCTAGAAATGGCAGTGAAGCCAATAGGTGGTGTGCAGAGCCAAGTTCAACAGTAAATACACCACATAATAGAGAGCCTGATGAAGAGTCCTTACAATTAGGTAATTTTCCTGAACCACTATTTGATGTATGTAAAAAAAGTTCTGTGTCCAAATTATCTACTCCAAAAGAACGTGTGTCACGCCGCTTTGGACGGAGTTTTACCTGTGACAGTTGTGGATTTGGCTTTAGCTGTGAGAAATTACTAGATGAGCATGTGCTAACCTGTACTAACAGACATTCATACCAAAACACGAGAGCCTACCACAGAATAGTAGATGttagagatggaaaagaaagtaATATCAAAGCTGAATTTGGTGAAAAGGattcttctaaaacattttctgcaCAGACAGACAAATACAGAGGAGACCCAAGCCAGGCTGCTGACGATTCGACTTCAACCACTGGAAGCAGAAAGAGTAGCACAGTGGAGTCTGAACTAGCCGGCGAAGAGAAAAGCAGAGCTGCTGAGAGGAAGAGAATCATCATCAAGATGGAGCCAGAAGATATCCCTACAGATGAACTGAAAGACTTTAACATTATTAAAGTTACTGATAAAGATTGTAATGAATCCACTGACAACGATGAATTAGAAGATGAACCTGAAGAgccattttatagatattatgTTGAAGAAGATGTCAGTATTAAAAAAAGTGGTAGGAAAACTCTAAAACCTCGGATGTCAATAAATGCTGATGAAAGAGGTGGTTTAGAAAATATGAGGCCCCCCAACAACGGCAGTCCAGTGCAAGAGGACACTGAAAATGCATCTTGTGAGCTATGTGGACTCACAATAACTGAGGAGGACCTGTCATCACATTACTTAGCCAAACACATTGAAAATATCTGTGCATGTGGTAAATGTGGACAAATACTTGTTAAGGGTAGACAACTTCAGGATCATGCTCAAAGATGTGGAGAACCCCAAGATCTGACAATGAATGGGTTAGGAAATACTGAGGAGAAAATGGACATGGAAGAGAATCCAGATGAGCAGTCTGAAATCAGAGATATGTTTGTTGAGATGTTGGATGATTTTAGGGACAATCATTTCCAGATAAATAGTATCCAAAAAAAGCAGTTATTTAAACATTCTGCCTGTCCTTTTCGGTGTCCTAATTGTGGCCAACGTTTTGAAACTGAAAATCTAGTGGTTGAACATATGTCGAGCTGCCTAGACCAAGATATGTTTAAGAGTGCCAtcctggaagaaaatgaaagagatcaCAGGCGAAAGCATTTTTGTAATCTGTGTGGGAAAGGATTTTATCAGCGGTGTCACCTAAGAGAACACTATACTGTTCATACTAAGGAAAAACAGTTTGTTTGTCAGACGTGTGGAAAGCAGTTTTTAAGAGAACGTCAATTGCGACTACACAATGACATGCACAAAGGCATGGCCAGGTATGTCTGTTCCATTTGTGATCAAGGAAACTTCCGAAAACATGACCATGTACGGCATATGATTTCTCATTTATCTGCTGGTGAGACTATATGCCAGGTCTGCTTTCAGATATTCCCAAATAATGAACAGTTGGAACAGCACATGGATGTTCACCTGTATACATGTGGAATATGtggagcaaaatttaatttgAGGAAAGATATGAGATCACATTATAATGCCAAGCATTTGAAAAGAACATAA